The genomic region GACTACATCAGTTAAATCGTCAAGAATTAAAGCTCAACAAAGCCTAAACGACTTTTTCGATTACAGTTAATATCTGCATTACAAATAACTCAACATAATATAATTTAATCTCATTTATACTAAGGTCTGCTTTTTATGATGTTTCTACAATGTATATTAAGCAACATGAATATTTCTGCACAGAGGGTCCTGTGTTTGTCCTGTGGTGCTACCTGGGGGGAAGAGGAAGCCATACGTGAGGTGGGTGTTCTGGCTGTAGGCGCTGCAGCTCTgactgtgatcagctgacactCTGGCGTCGACTCGGATGCACTTAGCACTCGGAGAAGCATCTGGTATAGGAGTCATGTCCTCCTGTGAGACAGACATGTGACAACATACagtgaaactgaactgaaaatgtggttaatcacagtcAATTCATGGTTTAACAGTAGGGGCATTACTTTATCCTACATAGGGCCAGGTaggtttcatgtttttttcccttaataaatgaaaaaaagtgtttgttttttcatttaatggTATCAGTTGCAATTTGGTGCAGCTGAAAGAATCtaagataaaagataaaaagcatCTAAAGTGAGGGTGAAACTCAGATGTAATGCTGGGTGCTAATATAATGTTTACTTCCACTCATGTCTGGCATTCATGCATGATGATGTATATGCACAGAGCAGGTGTGCCATATGTGAGCAGCTGCACAACATCACAACACGACACCCACAACGAGTTCAAGTCAAACATGCACGTTCACCGAATCACAGACCGAGTGTGTTTACTGGAGTGGCTGTTTGAGAtttcatgtttgcatgttttcagaGCTCCGTCACATCCTgctgtgacacaaacacagtcactcACTGCAAACAACACCACGTACAGAGTGCCTCTAATATGGTTGCATCAGAgtttttaacctcatttatATCAACGAAGGTCTGAGAgtaaagagaggaagaaagagtcCGTTTACTGCATGGACACAGGAAGGGGttcaaaaaagcagaaatgcaaGAGTTACTCTTGTACTCTTATAGTCACTGTAGTTTTGACCATAAATGCtacatttcaaacatttcaaactaatCACCTGAGTAAAGACTTTTGTAATAGTCTTTACTGAGGTGTCAGTCTGTCATCAGTTACCACGTATCCCCGATACTAGCATCCTTACACTGGCTGCCAGTCACTTTTCAAATGGATGTTAAGATTTTAATTTCCGTCTTTAAGGCGTTACATGGGTTAGCACCCTCAGACCTTTTAGATCTTTTGAACGGGTACAGTGCTGCAAGATTATTGAGGTCTGCGGATCAAATGTTCCCAGCTGTGCTGAGGTCCACGTTAAAGCACAGAGGAGATCGGGCCTTTGCTGTAACTGCTCCTAAACTTTCAACTAAACTTTCAAAACCCATCTGAAAACCCACTTTTATTCCTTGGCTTTTAAATCAGAATGAGGAATGAGTGAACTACTtttatttgtcttatttcttACTCAAATCTTCTCATTTTATGccttttttcatacatttttgtttgtttgtcttttttgtttttatctcttttaattacatttatgtttaatgtacagcactttgctcaacagttgttttaaatgtgctgtataaatacattTGACTTTAACTAATCATCATAAAGTACCATGATTGCACCAGGGTTAGTAACACCAGCATGTCCCTGAAGCGCGTTCAAACATGCTGATATAGCAGCACTTCTGAGAAGATAAGAAAAGCGTCGAAACATTGCACAGGAaggcttcttcctcttcttctatCCCAAGCGCCCTCTTGTGTCTTGCAGGCACCTCTGCATATCCTCCTTGACCACAACCATGGACGTCGTCCAAGGTCTTCCTCATTCCTCCAGCATATCCACTCTCCCTCCTCTGAACAAACTGTCTCAGCCTCGTCTCGCAGTGCTATCTCCAAACTACTCGACCTGAGCTTtgcctctgatgtactcatttatCATCCTGTCAATTCTGGATACTCCCAAATGAAAAAGTTTGCAAAAGGTGTGTTAAAGTGCTTTTCACAGACAAGAGTATAAATATAAGAATTAGACTTTCCACAGGAACAGGGCGGTGATGACCTGCAGACTCTTCAGGTTAAGTTTCTTGATATGAACAGCAGCTAATCTTAAGCAAACAACTGCCAATCAATATGAACATAAGGACTCCTGAAATATACtggtaacagaaaaaaaaccgtATGTATGAATTTATCCTCTTAAGTTTTTATAATTTGGACTAGCAGGAACACAAGAACCAGAGATCAGTGAATGAAATTCcaacaagagaaaaaatgaaagtttgTGGCTCAAACTAAATAAAGTTTTAGGTGACTTTCAAGGGACAATCAATGGCTCGTAGAACCCCGCTGACTGATATAAGATGGAGTGAgaaatgtatatgtgtgtaccTGTGGTGGCAGTGTGTATGATGTCCACAGGGGCATGGCTCGCTCTTTGCTGTATCCACTGATGAACTCCACATGATGAAGAAGACTGTACTGAGTGTCAAACATCACCGCTGGTCGACCAAACGGCAGCTGGGTGCTGTCTGCAAAAACAACATGTTGTACCTCAATGCAAAATAATTAAACGTGATTCTGTTGGTGTCCTCTGCAGTTCCTACTGatcaataaaacagcaaaaaataaaaataaaagcagaaacagGAGGTATTGCTTTTTTAAGACGCATGATATAATCATATTTCCTCAGCTGCTAGCTGAATGCAGCTGTtccagtgtgtatgtgtataacAACACTTACTATAACTGTAGACCCCATCTGATGCACGAGTGAATGGTCCACTGATCTCCACTTTGTTctgaaaatgataaaatgtgatttttttcctcatctttGTTTGTTACAGAAGAAAGTGACAAACACAGTGAAATCAGCTGAATTCCACCTGATGTTAGAAATGATTTCTGTGGCATTGCTGCCTCCCACAGACCTCATCGTCACAGCTGCAGCCCAGGTCGTGGCTGATTTCGGCGTCGGACGGCGGCGATGGTGGCGTGACTTCCTCTGGCATGCTGGGTTGGAAAGGCGGATCTTTCAGCATGTCGTTCAGACTGCCGTGTGTCCCGTTGTTTGGAACTGGCTTCAATCCCAACAAGTCTAAAGCGCGAACAATCAGAGGACACACTACTGTTAATAGTAATGATAACATTAGTATTATTATCTAGGCCAGGAGagtccaactccagtcctttagcgctaccgtcctgcagcttttagacacatccttgttccgacacacctgaatcaaatgagtggcttgttatcaggccaaactttgccaaacttgatggcatgccgAAGAGGTAtccaaccatttgattcagctgtgttggagtagggatgcatctaataGCTGCAGGACAGtcgctctcgaggactggagttggacacccctgatctaggcCATATTTTCTGGCAttcaaaagaagataaaaaagaaTTCTTACCACACATGACATTGTATAACTCTATATTCTCAAACTCTGGCACCATCTTCTGAAATTTAAAGCTTGGGCCATGGCCAATAAAGATTGTCTGCAtgcaaaaaagaaggaacatgTACAAAAATCAAACAGTGAAATCAACTCGTGGAGTTTTCAAACAAACTTTATGAAAAACTATCGTGTGGACATCAGATCCGAGAGATGTATTCCTCATCATGAATTATAAGGTAATAGTCAGCCATGTTTCTTGTCCTTCTCTCAAATTCTACTTTTCTCGAAACAATACTCTGCGTGGAACAAGAAGTAACCTctggggctgaaaaatgaagcctaATGAttccaaaagctgcagttccttcaGCCACCACTTGATGTCATCATCAAGGGTCAGTCAATCATCATGGCCTTCTGTGATAAACTGCCCGCTTTATAACAGATGGTTTTAAAATGGTACAAAGTCTTTTTTACGTTCTTTAACAATCACATCTGTACTGAGAACACATCGGTCTTCAactatttaaattctgtttacCTATAACTGCTACATGTTTAACTCACCTGGTTCAGCCACTGAGCTAGCCCTCGTGCTTGTAGAGCtgctggtgttttttttaacatattaaaATACTATGGcttgctgtgtgatttaaaaaaatgttacatgGTAACCTTTGGCTCAGGAAGCCCAAGATGGCAGTACTCATAACGCCAAGTATTCAAACAAAGTATCCAAGCTTGACGCACGATGCCTTTAACATATAAATACAGAAGGAGCAAACAGCAGATGTAACACACGAGTACCCTCATGCTGGTTATCTTGTTGTCAAAGCCGTGATCACCAAAGAAACCACACCGAGTCCTCGGTTTTTCTGGCATTTTcctgaaaacaacaaacatggAGTATGCAGGCACTGAGtcattttgtgatttttgtagCTCAGTGTGAGAAAATTCAAAAATCCTTTCTTCAACTCACTTTCTTGAAGAACACTGAATAATTCAACCCTAAATATCAGTGAACTGAATGACTTAAAGTCCTCAAATTTAAcataaattaaaacataaaatgagAGTAGAGGTCACTGAGACTGCTAGTTTCCTTTGTAATTGTCTTATTTTTTCCTCAGACTTGATAAGATCTCGATTTATTGGTAGTTAAAACACCGTTTATGACAGATTAGAATCACAGGCTACCTGGCAACGTGCCACTTCCTCTCCATCAGCAGATGGACATCCTCAATCCGTCTGTTGTTGGCATAGTGAAGCCTCTTGGGTAAATCCCGTTTCAGGTATGGCTTGAAGTGCTGAGCTGGCATTTTGCACTGAAACATTAAATACAAAGGTGAACGACCTGACCcctgcaaacacagcaaaccGCCGGGTGCCTCAGTTTGTTTTAGGCTGTACCGTGATCTTATACATTTGTTACTTACAGTGAGGTTTGCAACCACAACTTTTGGGTCATCTGGAAATGAAAATTTGAGAAATATAAAGCAGGTTTTGCATCTAAAAAAGCATGTGTCACAGTGTGCTATTTAAATGTGCGGACTTACACGTGGTCGATTTTGGCTCACGGGGTCGTATTCTGCCCAGCGAGCCAGGGATCAGCGTGATCTCGTCTATGTTGAGTGGGTAGCTGCTGAGAAACTCTGTCCTGTCGCAGTGGGCCTCCTCCATCCCTGAGACATAGCAATGACATCTGTAACTTCTCGACACACCTCAGACGTACACAAGTTATGTGACCAAACGTTTCATGCTTGTGGTGCTGACACTGATAGTACACCCCAAGTGAAGGAACCTGTGTGTCTTTTAAAAGAACCATGTGACTTTCAACAGTTTTAATAGAGATTATCAAACCTGATGCAACTCTTGATGGCATTTCTGTGACCTCCAGAACTAGAAGAGGTCAGATCTAGCATTTCTTTAATCCTGTTTTTCTCCCCTCACCCTCAACTGGTCACGGCAGATTTGctcttgtgatttggtgctatagaaatgaaagtgaattgaattaaactaaTGTGAAGAAATgttgagtcatttttgaccaatcCTTTCTTCTGTAGCCCTCATATAAAAAGTCTATGCATAACTTCTTCCTTCCATTGCGAAAATTGGCAACATCCCATCTCAGagtcatgctgaaaaactagtccatgcatgtGTTGTTTCTGGATTGGACTATTGCGATTGCTCATTTCCAGGCTGTCCGAAAAAGTTCAGTGAAACCCTTCAAAGTTGATCCAAAGTTGTTGCAGCAAGAGAAATAAAGAGAGATCATATTTCTCCAAAAACACTGGCTCCCTGTAATATTCAAGACTGAATTTAAAAGTCTCTCTGGGACGATAAAGCACCATAAGATTTTAACGGTCTCGTAAAATTGTATTATTCCAATAAAGTACTTCCATCTCAGGCTGCAaccttacttgttgttcctggagtttctaaaagtagaaGTAGAAGAACCTCCAGCTATCAGGGCTCTCTCCACTGGAACCAATTCAGATacctggatcaggtgaccctgaaacaTTATTTAGTAATGAGGCTACAGGATCAGGCTGCTGGGGGGCTTCCTGAGCACTTTTCCTTCCTCCCAGTGAAGGAGTAAAGGTTCTAAAGAAGGTCTCTTACTCTGTAAAGGAGTTCTTCCCTCCAAGTACGACACATAGAGGACTGTCCaatcattgaggtttgcagttGCAAACTAGTGCTGTATTTACAAGAACTGTAATAAAAGAGTTAATTAGACAAAATCCTCTGAATTCAACAGGTTTCTGTGGAGCTCATACCGTGATCTCCTACAATGATGAGATTGATACAGCGGTGCAGGTTCATCTGCTTCAGTCCATTCATTAGCTGACCAATGATGTTGTCAATTTCCCTCAGAGGGTTGTCCAGCTGTGGacaatatttaaatttaaaccaAAATGATTGATTACTGCATATTATTAATCGCACCTCCAGTGAAGAGACCATCTTCAGGCCTAGCTCACCTCACTGCTGAGCGGACCCATTCGATGTCCGTAGGCATCGGGCTGCTCTGAGTGGATAGCATAAACATACGGCCTAAAAAGACATGACAAAGGAAACGTTGTGCTGTGAGAGACTTTTCATGGAACAGTGATGACTAAACAAGGtagaaaaaaactttgttgtttcagtgtGAGTTCAAGCATCTCACCTGAACTCacaaccagagaagaaacacaaacacctgCTTCAGCTGCTGACACACCGAGCTGTAAAAACACTTCATGCACGTCACCACCCAGCACTTATCTGCAGCATCGCACACACGTGCGCGCGCACACCTTCAGACACCAAGCTACTTTTTGCACGATACAACAgtattttgcacatttccacTGCACTGTCCTGTTTCTGTATCGTCCTGTTCTGTCTGGTGTTTCACTGTCTTGTCTTGTTTTAttgcaatttttgcacattACTCTTTACGTAGTCCTGTGTTCATCTgttatatgtcatatgtagcacCAGGGTCTCTGAGGAACGTTGTCTCATTTCACTCTGTACTGTAACACTGTGtatggttgaaatgacaataaaagccacTTGACACTTATCAGCTTCTGATCCGATCACTGACCCCAGACTAGCTCTACATACACTTAAATCTGCAGTCTCTTAAACAGACACACCTACAGTATCActgtcactatcattcttgagtaattttacacattattGTGTGTGAAAGCTACATGCTAATTTATTGTCACAGTTTAAGAGACAAGATTTTATATGTATATTGTTATTTATGATGATACACAGTGCTGTGGAGTAATTCAACTTCAGTCACATTTACTGCATGTCTGTGTAATTCAACCCTCTCATAGTTGTTCCCCACTGAACCATAAACAGCTACATGTATCcttgttttaatattatttccagttgtaatttcacacattttgaCAATCCTCTGATCCTGATTCTGATCCTGcttgcacgggccatcgaccagATAATCATCAACAATCAACACACAAACTTTGACATGAGAGAAACTTTACACGAGTGCTGCAGTTTTTGCTCGGTAGCTCGGGTTGTTTAGTAAGTAAAAAAGATATGGACACACCTTACATCATCAGGCAAGTGCAGCCAGTGCAAGATGGTCAAAATCCTCCTTTCAAGAGGAATCAccctgaaaacaaaaatcagctgATGATTAAAATGTTAATGACAAAACCTGCGTGACGATCAATTTTTATTCTGTCACCAAATAACTGAGGCTGATGGTTTGAATGTAAATCCTTGAACACGCTGTTCTGTTCTGACTCCTCGGACTCTTCAATGGCCTCTGTTGTGACTGACTGTGTAGGAGTATTGTCccattgtctgtctgtctcaggATGTGACTAGTGCACATCTTCATGTGTAGCCCTCGTGATCATTGAGTCATGGACATGCAAATACTCGCTGACATGAACCTGTCTGCTTCGTGCCTGTCAGTCGAGCCGGGCTCAGTCATCGggtcaaatcaaaatcaaaagctCCTCTTTTACTTCTGTGTTGCTCAGACTTAATAACAGTTTGTAGTTAATTACATGAAGCATCGGAGAAGCACTGTTACTCGATGATGTCACACTTTTTAATActtgctttttaaaattaaaatctttgCCTCTACCCAGTATCCCATTATCATTCCTCTTCTCCTCACTGCTTCAGACTCGATTTTCAAGAGTTTTTCAGCTACTAAAGTgtatttttgttgtcttttcCCTGAGCTTCCCTCATTATTTCTCCTGAAAGactgagttttatttattttagtgcaTTATTGCGTTATTTGGCAAGTAGAAAGATTTCACCACAATGAACAACAGCTTCACCAGCATCCACATCATGTCTCCTTTCTGTACTGTTTCCCTAAATTGGCAATATCCTCTGCAACATCCACACCTAAGCCACTTCCCCAGCCACAGACTGGCATCCAGGGTGTACCCAGCTGTTTGCCCTATGAAACGAGTcataggctccagccccactTATCCCTGAGGGGGCATTTTATTAAGAGAGATCCAGGGGGCATCGAGAGACTGAGGGCATcgaacatttaaagaaaatcaacacaAAATATATCAAGAATGTATAAGTAGTTCAGGAAAAGTGGAAGTGACTCCTCAGTAAAGTCTGATGTCTAAAGCTACTGAAAAACATTCCAGTACTAACTTAAGTACCAAGGCCAGAAGAACGTGCCTGGTTTCACTCCTTGTTTCTCAGCGGTGATCCAgatctgaaaaacagaaacaaaaggagATGAAATCCAGAAATCCAACGGTCCTCTAAAACACATTACGTAAGCTCTTCAAATCTATGGAGAGAAAACGTTGACAAAATGGTCACAAATGTGTTAACTATTCTCAGGATTTTGTGTCACTCTGCGTACTTACAAATGTATGTTCCAGCACACGTACAAATACCAATATTTAAAGAAGCacactttttttaatttgcattttatgCTTTAAGAGTTACGCCTGCTTTTTGGTCAGCTCCTACACTGGACTCTAGACTGTACTCACAGGCTGTCCGCCCCACCAGCGGTGGTTCAGTTTCTCTCTGGAACGCAGGGTGAACGTGGCATTAAAGTCTGGGTCATACATGGTATTCCCCACAATCCCGTGGGACTCTGGGTACAGACCCTGCAGACAGATGgcacatttactgttttaaaaatgaGTCCTACACTTGAGTAGCAACACGAGCACAGTGTAAGGGCATTTTGAACATACTGGCAAACATTTGTGTTTGCTCAGCTTTCAGACAGAGTACTCATTAACAGACTAGCTTTACTGTAACTTCTGACATGAACCATCCATTAAATATGCTGGCTCACTTACCGTGGCTAGGGTGTACAAATTTGGAAATGTTTTTGATGGGTAGACTGGTCGCATGTACGGTGTAGACGTACCACATCCTCCTGAGGGAAAACAAAAGGTAACCTTTTGTTAAatttggtattttaaagagtaaagAGTTGTGAAAGCTGTATTTTACAGGATGATACAAGCAACCAGGCTATATTTTGACTTATCAAAAAGTATATAAAGGACATACAGAAATTGTTGGCTCtataaaaatcacttaaatacaGATAAAGTTAAAAAGAAGACATACTAAGTTTATGAAGGTTTGGGATGACAGATTGGTCCTTCTTCAGGTAGGAGGCTCTGAACCCATCAAGCGAGAGCATGATGAGAGGAGGACGGATGAAGCTGAGAAGCACAAGAAAGACAAAGTTGATTGACCTGGTAACATCACCAAACTGCAGTTATCCTCCAAAATGGAGTTTCAGGTTTCTATAGAAGGTGTGGAGCCATTATGCTTTTTTTAGAGATGTGGTTAGTCATCAGACTCCATGGAGTTTGCAtcttctccccatgtttgcgtgggttctccccgggtactccggcttcctcccacaatccaaagacatgcacttagtggggataggttaactggcaactctaaattgcccataggtgtgaatgcgggagttaatgtgagtgcaaatggttgtctgtctctgtgtgttagacgggcgacctgtccagggtgtactccgcctctcaccctaagacagctgggataggctccagcacccccacgaccctgaaaaaggataagcggatggatggatggtcgGTCATCAATCTTACCCTGCAGGGCATTCAGGACTCTTGATGTCCTCACATTCTTCTTGCAGCCATGGAGTCTCACCTTGTGAGGAAACCACAGTACATCACATGCTTGAAAGCAAATTTAATCTCCATGCCACTtcattaaaaatgataaaatgataCCTTTGCAAATGGACTTGTAATTTGAGCAGCAGTCTCCTTTTTCCAGACAGTCCTCTGAGCAGTGGCAGGCATGGTCTTCGTTCCTCTCCTCCCCACACCGATCCGGTTTGCATTCAAAGCCTCCCTCTGAAGCACAAACAGGAAGTCAGTTCATTGATTATTTCCGTGTGTGAAAAATAAGATTTTCACAGGATTCTCTGCAGTTCTTTGAAAATCTAAGTACATGCAATGATTCAACAGCTTGTAGAAGcaactttagcagcaataacctAAGTAGGTCTAGTCCACTGGTCCACTGGTCTCTGCAACACTGCTCCAGTAGATTGAGGTTGATGGTTATTTGTTTGTGCACAGATCTCTTAATGATCTGCAACAGCAGTTTAATCTACATGACTTTGACTGGGTCATTGTGAATTATGGCCAAACATGTCCACTCTGGGTTTGTCtctccaaaggacattgttccacaagttgtttttttcttcttctgtataTTCAGATagaactttgcaaacctaatcTGTGCTGCCGTGCTCTTTCTTAAAGATTAGAGTCCTATCCTGTCACCCCGTAAtatcatgaactttaacatttaacatgtgaATGAAATGAATCATTTGAGGCCTCTGAGCTctagcttttgttttgttttggggggtttgcaGTGAGCCTGAGCAGAGGTCTGACATCCACTGCTGGGAAgatggtgacattgtgataagATATACATACaagcatttgattagcagcaccaaGCTGCTTCCTACCCTATTAATTCAGATGAAAGCAGGAAGCACAACACATCAGCATCATGACAAATTCAATCTGATTACATCATAACGTTACTGTTACTGGCTCCATTTAAGACTCTCTTAAATTAGGTGTAGACTCCACATGcgttttttcactttcattcaGGCGTTTACAAAACTTCTGAAGTGTGTTATGTGTTGTCATGTACAAAGTTGTAGTCTTACaaagttttaataataataattataatggattgcatttatatagcgcttttctaggcacccaaagcgctttacaatgccactattcattcactctcacattcacacactggtggaggcagctacagttgtagccacagctgccctggggcagactgacagaagcgaggctgccatatcgcgccatcggcccctctggccaacaccagtaggcggtagggtaaagtgtcttgcccaaggacacaaggaccaggacagagagagctgggggatcgaaccggcaaccatccggttacagatgagcttcccaaccccctgaacagTCGCCCCGATACCAGAGTTTTCACAAACCTCTGATATTTGTAAAGTTTCCTGAGACACTAAACCGATGCTGAACCTTCGCACAGCCTGGTTAGTAGGTGTGAACCCACTTCCATTAAAAAATTACTTTCAGCTGTTCCCTTATTCACAGCACATAGTGCtctgtgtttgatttggcaTCTCAAAGgatttttctctccttctgaGAATGAACTCTTTTGATTATTAAGCAAAATCACTACACAATCAAACCAGAGGAGGCCCTTCCTCTTAAGGGAGTGAATCTTAAAACGTGTGGGGAAAAGGACTGATGGGCCACACTGCACAGAGGAATTGGACAGTGTAACTGGTACAAGACAAAGTCCTCAGAGTCTCCTCCTTCTGTAGAAACCCATCCACCTGAAACCCATCCAGCAATCAAACTCCTGGACAGCATGTTCACGCCATTCACTGATTGTTACCCATGTGGTACAAACGCCACAGAGCTTATTGATTAAACCATTGTGTTACTGAGCCTTGAAAGTAATTCAGTGTCTCTGTGGGTCCATGACCATCTTCCAAGTCACATGTTAGACAAGCTCAGGCTGCACGTTCGCCTTGCCTCCAGCAGCCTCGACAGCTTGTTCAACTTTAGCTAAATTCTACTGAGTTCAGCTGCCTCCGAGTCCCCAATTAACCCTGTTCGACTGTTTAACTGTCTTCTCCCAACCAACGTTTTCAGATCTCAGATCTCTGTTGCATAACAGAGGGTCCTAAAATGTGTTACAGATTATCCATACCCAAGCAACGCTGACTttttattatacattttaaaaagaagaccCACAAGAAGCTCATGGTTGCTGAATTcatttgaagatttttttttaatgttccacAGTTGTTTACTTCATGTTTTCAAGATGAACATACAGTTATATGTGATTTATGCAACCAAGATTTAAATTAGCATCAGATGAAAATGAACATTTCGGCTTTCGTTAAATTCCCTGTGTTACAAGAGAAAGTACTCATCCCGAGCTTCCTAGGCAGTTCATCAGATGTTAGACACTATATGAAGCATATGTAAATATCTATACTTTTAATATTAGGTTTTTTTCAGACAGCTCTGTAGCTATTCATTGGGCGGGCTGTTACACATCTCTAAACTGCTTTTAAGGGTTTACATTGTCAGCTCGATGCAGTTAGTTCTGGACCAAGAGCCACAGACTGGGtaagaaaacaggaagtgaagaaaagaagagagacgTGAGCAAGTGTGTAGAAGACTGACCTGTTTTCAGGCAGTGCTCATCAAAGTCAGAGCAGCAGCTGTAGTAGGTTTTGCAGAGATTGTCACATCTGCATCCTGGAGGGCTGGCCACCTCCAGCTCAAAGCACCTCCCCTTACAGGAGCCCGCTGAGCTGACCCACTCTGAAATGACTACAGGGAGGGGAAGGGCACGGTGAGACACACATGCTGCAAACATACCCACATACAACGTTTACCAAGTAGAATGGTGTACAGCTCtgatataaaatgtgtttttatgtctttaagcAAGATCGAGAAGTCATAGTACACAAGTTCTAGTTCGGTTTGCCTCCATAACAGTCATTCAAGGTAAATTCAATTAATTTCCTATATCATTTTTTGTCATCTAGATTTTCGATGTCAAAACTCATGATTAAAACACTCCTGATGATGTGAAGTTAAAGTTAAATAGATGCAACACACTCGTTCCTGTTTGAAGCTGTAGCGCTGCACAATGTTCACCTagcattaaatttaaataactgtgattgataataaatcttttttattATCAATCAATCGTTGTGTCCTTGGCTAACGATGTTTATGGAAAGTTTTGTTCACATTGGCCCAACCATTAAGGAGGAAATATGTACATACAGATATATATTCACATATATCCTGCTATGATTAGAGTGAGATAATTcagtaagaaaacaaaacaccaacacAGTATGCCTGTAGCTACTAGCTCGGTGctaggcttcacctcagctacGTCGAGGCAGTGAAGTGAACCTCTGGGATG from Pelmatolapia mariae isolate MD_Pm_ZW linkage group LG22, Pm_UMD_F_2, whole genome shotgun sequence harbors:
- the enpp2l gene encoding ectonucleotide pyrophosphatase/phosphodiesterase family member 2 codes for the protein MLLENLVVVVFCLWGIDVSRAYVFQASRPSEGGDNPPSHTKIISEWVSSAGSCKGRCFELEVASPPGCRCDNLCKTYYSCCSDFDEHCLKTEGGFECKPDRCGEERNEDHACHCSEDCLEKGDCCSNYKSICKGETPWLQEECEDIKSPECPAGFIRPPLIMLSLDGFRASYLKKDQSVIPNLHKLRGCGTSTPYMRPVYPSKTFPNLYTLATGLYPESHGIVGNTMYDPDFNATFTLRSREKLNHRWWGGQPIWITAEKQGVKPGTFFWPWVIPLERRILTILHWLHLPDDVRPYVYAIHSEQPDAYGHRMGPLSSELDNPLREIDNIIGQLMNGLKQMNLHRCINLIIVGDHGMEEAHCDRTEFLSSYPLNIDEITLIPGSLGRIRPREPKSTTYDPKVVVANLTCKMPAQHFKPYLKRDLPKRLHYANNRRIEDVHLLMERKWHVARKMPEKPRTRCGFFGDHGFDNKITSMRTIFIGHGPSFKFQKMVPEFENIELYNVMCDLLGLKPVPNNGTHGSLNDMLKDPPFQPSMPEEVTPPSPPSDAEISHDLGCSCDDENKVEISGPFTRASDGVYSYNSTQLPFGRPAVMFDTQYSLLHHVEFISGYSKERAMPLWTSYTLPPQEDMTPIPDASPSAKCIRVDARVSADHSQSCSAYSQNTHLTYGFLFPPELATSPESRYDASLITNTVPMYPAFKRVWSYLQGTLLRRYAEENNGINVLCGPVFDYNYDGLRDTTEKIKEFSADGFPVPTHFYTVITSCQEVNQTVDECDGALKVFSFLLPNKPDNSEACNSAEDESQWVEDMLKLHTARVRDVEILTGLDLYRSTNLTYTNTLILKTYLETFERDE